A part of Populus alba chromosome 8, ASM523922v2, whole genome shotgun sequence genomic DNA contains:
- the LOC118045163 gene encoding uncharacterized protein, with protein MTTTNISPTSIVVEALRGDNYDDWSACMKSYMLAQDLWDFIEHTGHHEGDQEVDSKPIIDHQEVDSKAFRKKNAAALHAIQISCAPHILSKIRSITSAKVAWDTLANLQRQYSPSHKEQSVEAEPAEDDESQGSEQSVEAEPAEDDESQGSGSVSYEINGPLLHLYKYAHKGDWDATKNYLSQYPNAKKAKIKPYGGTALHVAASAGNLTIVEELVKMMSREELEIQDDEGTTALFSAATVGITKMAECLVVKNKNLVTFVNEDGKIPLVEACIRNHKDMALYLYSVTPFEFLCQGNGNHGSYFLQCAMVLQMLDIAFDFLHRYPYLAATTDQVLKTNGLMYLSKMPETFPSEDRLAFWQQWIYSCIPMQSITTTDDNIVRINMPDQILSESKNIIFQVSSKLRGFAINLLAFLGIKQIYDLKKIHIYSDKILRCMCEYISTLDYEQYLKADVHGAFHNAVRNGMVEFITEVIKACPHIMISGDDNSRNLFMSSIANRQEKVFSLFYGLEASRAGFVSLVDSSGNTLLHLAAKLSPPSQLARISGAALQMQRELQWYKEVESIMNPILKDYPNESTQTARELFTSDHKDLLVKGEQWMKEAATSCTVVGALIITIMFTAAFTVPGGNVQETGYPIFRDEKSFTVFIVADAISLFSSSTSVLMFLGILTSRYAEEDFLKSLPKKLIIGLSTLFFSIATMTVTFCAALIIMLDGRLQIIIPIVLLAAIPVTFFMMLQFPLLVEIFVSTYGPGIFNRKMKRWY; from the exons ATGACGACAACAAACATTTCCCCAACTTCAATTGTTGTTGAAGCCCTAAGAGGTGATAACTATGATGATTGGAGTGCCTGCATGAAAAGCTATATGTTAGCTCAAGACCTCTGGGATTTTATTGAGCATACTGGTCATCATGAAGGTGATCAAGAAGTTGACTCTAAGCCTATTATTGATCATCAAGAAGTTGACTCTAAGGCATTCAGAAAAAAGAATGCTGCAGCTTTACATGCAATTCAAATTTCATGTGCACCACACATACTTTCCAAGATTAGGAGCATCACTTCAGCCAAAGTTGCCTGGGATACTCTAGCCAATTTGCAACGACAATATTCACCAAGCCACAAAGAGCAATCTGTTGAAGCAGAGCCAGCAGAAGATGACGAGTCACAAGGTTCAGAGCAATCTGTTGAAGCAGAGCCAGCAGAAGATGACGAGTCACAAGGTTCAG GATCCGTGAGCTATGAAATCAATGGTCCCTTGCTACACCTGTACAAGTACGCTCATAAAGGAGATTGGGATGCCACAAAAAACTATCTTAGCCAATACCCAAATGCGAAAAAGGCAAAGATTAAACCTTATGGTGGAACTGCCCTTCATGTAGCAGCTTCTGCTGGAAATCTGACAATTGTGGAGGAGTTGGTGAAGATGATGTCAAGAGAAGAATTGGAAATACAAGATGATGAAGGCACCACAGCTCTTTTTAGTGCAGCTACTGTTGGAATCACAAAGATGGCAGAATGTTTGGTGGTCAAGAACAAAAACTTGGTTACCTTCGTAAATGAAGATGGAAAGATCCCGCTTGTTGAGGCATGTATAAGAAATCACAAGGATATGGCTCTTTATCTGTACTCTGTTACTCCATTTGAATTTCTTTGTCAAGGCAATGGCAACCATGGATCTTACTTCCTTCAATGTGCTATGGTGCTTCAAATGCTTG ATATTGCTTTTGATTTTCTGCATCGCTACCCATATCTGGCTGCTACAACGGATCAAGTTCTGAAGACGAACGGTTTGATGTATTTGTCTAAGATGCCTGAAACATTTCCAAGTGAAGATCGACTTGCATTTTGGCAGCAATGGATCTATTCAT GTATTCCCATGCAATCAATTACTACAACTGATGACAATATTGTTCGTATTAATATGCCTGATCAAATCCTAAGTGAGTCGAAGAACATTATCTTCCAAG TGTCAAGCAAATTGCGTGGGTTTGCAATAAATCTCCTCGCATTCTTAG GAATCAAGCAAATTTATGATTTGAAGAAGATCCACATTTATTCAGATAAAATTCTACGGTGTATGTGTGAGTATATATCAACTCTGGATTATGAGCAATACCTCAAGGCAGATGTACATGGAGCATTCCACAATGCTGTAAGGAATGGCATGGTTGAGTTTATTACTGAGGTGATTAAAGCTTGTCCTCATATAATGATTAGTGGAGATGACAACTCAAGGAACCTATTTATGTCCTCGATTGCAAACCGGCAAGAAAAAGTGTTCAGCCTTTTCTATGGACTGGAAGCAAGCAGAGCAGGATTTGTTTCCCTCGTTGATAGCTCTGGAAATACATTGCTACATTTGGCAGCAAAACTATCACCTCCTTCGCAACTAGCTCGGATCTCTGGTGCAGCTCTCCAGATGCAGAGAGAGCTACAATGGTACAAG GAAGTGGAAAGTATTATGAATCCTATACTTAAGGATTATCCTAATGAGAGCACTCAGACAGCCAGGGAATTATTTACGTCTGACCATAAGGACTTGCTAGTGAAAGGAGAGCAATGGATGAAAGAAGCAGCAACTTCCTGTACAGTTGTGGGTGCTCTCATCATTACAATTATGTTTACTGCTGCCTTTACTGTTCCCGGCGGCAACGTTCAAGAGACCGGCTATCCGATTTTTAGAGATGAGAAATCTTTTACAGTTTTTATAGTAGCGGATgcaatctctctcttttcttcatcAACGTCAGTGTTGATGTTCTTAGGAATTCTTACGTCCCGATACGCAGAGGAAGATTTCCTTAAATCCTTGCCCAAGAAGTTAATTATCGGCCTTTCCACGCTTTTCTTCTCTATTGCAACCATGACGGTAACCTTCTGTGCTGCTCTTATAATTATGTTGGATGGGAGATTGCAAATTATAATTCCAATTGTACTGCTTGCTGCTATCCCTGtaacttttttcatgatgtTGCAATTTCCCCTGCTAGTGGAGATTTTTGTATCCACATATGGACCAGGAATCTTCAACAGAAAAATGAAACGTTGGTACTGA
- the LOC118045161 gene encoding lignin-forming anionic peroxidase: MAAKAGAAASFMFMLFLLNIACHAQLSPTFYDSSCPNALSAIRTAIRSAIASDRRMAASLIRLHFHDCFVQGCDASILLDETPSIQSEKTALGNLNSARGYNVIDKAKTEVEKICPGVVSCADIIAVAARDASAYVGGPSYAVKLGRRDSTTASRTLANAELPAFFESLESLISRFQKKGLTARDMVALSGSHTLGQAQCFTFRERIYNHSNIDAGFASTRRRRCPRAGSDSTLAPLDLVTPNSFDNNYFKNLMQNKGLLQSDQVLFNGGSTDSIVSEYSRNPARFKSDFGSAMIKMGDIGLLTGSSGQIRRICSAVN; this comes from the exons atggcAGCAAAAGCAGGAGCAGCAGCTTCTTTCATGTTCATGCTGTTCTTACTGAACATAGCATGCCACGCACAACTCTCCCCTACATTTTACGACAGCTCCTGTCCTAATGCGCTTAGCGCGATCCGAACTGCTATCAGAAGTGCAATTGCGAGCGACAGGAGAATGGCTGCGTCTCTCATCCGCTTGCACTTTCATGATTGCTTTGTCCAG GGTTGTGATGCCTCCATCTTACTGGACGAGACTCCCTCAATCCAGAGTGAAAAGACTGCCCTCGGCAATCTTAACTCTGCTAGAGGTTATAATGTAATAGACAAAGCAAAAACTGAAGTTGAGAAGATCTGTCCCGGAGTAGTATCTTGTGCAGATATCATTGCTGTTGCAGCGAGAGATGCGTCTGCTTAT GTGGGTGGCCCATCCTACGCGGTGAAGCTTGGAAGAAGAGATTCAACAACAGCAAGTCGAACTTTAGCCAACGCAGAGTTACCTGCCTTCTTTGAAAGCCTGGAGAGTCTTATTTCTCGTTTCCAAAAGAAAGGCCTTACTGCAAGGGACATGGTTGCCTTGTCAGGTTCGCATACTCTCGGACAAGCTCAATGCTTCACTTTCCGTGAAAGGATATACAATCACAGCAATATCGATGCCGGATTCGCTAGCACCCGCAGGAGGCGATGTCCACGTGCTGGCAGCGACTCAACCTTAGCCCCGCTCGATTTGGTCACTCCCAATTCTTTCGACAACAATTACTTCAAGAATCTGATGCAAAACAAGGGTCTCCTTCAGTCAGATCAAGTGCTTTTCAATGGAGGCTCCACGGACAGCATTGTCTCTGAATACAGCAGGAACCCTGCAAGATTCAAATCAGATTTTGGATCTGCCATGATCAAAATGGGAGATATAGGTCTTCTCACTGGATCTTCCGGGCAGATAAGGAGGATTTGCAGTGCTGTCAActag
- the LOC118045164 gene encoding uncharacterized protein isoform X1, with protein MYAFSLKGIHIGPPISFSDHMPQASSRPRKEVIKLLKFLGIKQIYDVKLNHIYSAELLRRMVKRISTLDFEKYGECGLFRAFNNAVKNGIVEMIVEMVKVCPNLMHTLDKNGRVFLMSSIAHRQEKIFSLFYGLEGRNGNLLSVTDYFDNTMLHCAGELSPSTQLARISGAALQMQRELQWYREVESIVNPRAKTYCNQNGETPGQLFTKSHEKLMAAGEKWMKQVATSSTVVGALIITVMFTAAFTVPGGNKDTGFPVFLHEKSFLIFIISDAISLFASSTSVLMFLGILTSRYSENDFLKSLPRKLVIGLCTLFISIATMMVAFCAALRIVMDGRLEVVIPVSLLAGIPVTLFILLQFPLLFEVFISTNGPGIFNRKMKRWY; from the exons ATGTATGCTTTTTCATTGAAAGGTATACACATTGGTCCACCCATTTCCTTCAGTGATCATATGCCACAAG CTTCGAGTAGACCGCGGAAAGAAGTTATAAAGCTCCTCAAATTCCTAG GCATAAAGCAAATATATGATGTGAAGCTGAATCATATCTACTCTGCTGAACTTCTACGTCGAATGGTTAAACGTATATCAACATTGGATTTCGAAAAATACGGTGAATGCGGGTTATTCAGAGCATTTAACAACGCTGTTAAGAATGGTATAGTTGAGATGATTGTCGAGATGGTTAAAGTTTGTCCTAATCTAATGCACACTTTGGACAAGAATGGCAGAGTTTTCTTGATGTCTTCAATTGCACACAGACAAGAGAAGatttttagccttttttatGGGCTTGAAGGAAGGAACGGAAATCTCCTTTCTGTGacagattattttgataatacTATGTTACACTGCGCAGGAGAGTTATCACCTTCTACTCAGTTGGCTCGAATCTCAGGTGCAGCTCTTCAAATGCAGAGAGAACTACAATGGTACAGA GAGGTGGAAAGCATTGTGAATCCTAGGGCTAAAACGTATTGCAATCAAAATGGTGAAACACCTGGCCAATTGTTTACCAAGAGCCATGAAAAGTTGATGGCAGCTGGGGAGAAATGGATGAAGCAGGTGGCAACTTCATCAACAGTTGTAGGTGCTCTTATCATTACAGTTATGTTCACTGCAGCCTTTACTGTTCCTGGCGGTAACAAAGATACTGGATTTCCAgtgtttttacatgaaaaatcatTTCTGATTTTTATAATATCCGACGCAATTTCTCTCTTTGCATCATCTACATCAGTGTTGATGTTTCTAGGAATCCTCACGTCACGTTATTCCGAGAATGATTTCCTTAAATCATTGCCTAGAAAGTTGGTTATTGGCCTCTGCACGCTTTTCATCTCTATTGCAACCATGATGGTTGCCTTTTGCGCTGCTCTGAGAATTGTGATGGATGGAAGATTGGAAGTCGTCATTCCTGTTTCGTTACTTGCTGGAATTCCTGTAACCCTTTTTATATTGCTGCAATTTCCTCTCCTTTTTGAGGTTTTCATATCCACAAATGGACCAGGTATCTTCAACAGGAAAATGAAGCGTTGGTActga
- the LOC118045164 gene encoding uncharacterized protein isoform X2, producing MPQASSRPRKEVIKLLKFLGIKQIYDVKLNHIYSAELLRRMVKRISTLDFEKYGECGLFRAFNNAVKNGIVEMIVEMVKVCPNLMHTLDKNGRVFLMSSIAHRQEKIFSLFYGLEGRNGNLLSVTDYFDNTMLHCAGELSPSTQLARISGAALQMQRELQWYREVESIVNPRAKTYCNQNGETPGQLFTKSHEKLMAAGEKWMKQVATSSTVVGALIITVMFTAAFTVPGGNKDTGFPVFLHEKSFLIFIISDAISLFASSTSVLMFLGILTSRYSENDFLKSLPRKLVIGLCTLFISIATMMVAFCAALRIVMDGRLEVVIPVSLLAGIPVTLFILLQFPLLFEVFISTNGPGIFNRKMKRWY from the exons ATGCCACAAG CTTCGAGTAGACCGCGGAAAGAAGTTATAAAGCTCCTCAAATTCCTAG GCATAAAGCAAATATATGATGTGAAGCTGAATCATATCTACTCTGCTGAACTTCTACGTCGAATGGTTAAACGTATATCAACATTGGATTTCGAAAAATACGGTGAATGCGGGTTATTCAGAGCATTTAACAACGCTGTTAAGAATGGTATAGTTGAGATGATTGTCGAGATGGTTAAAGTTTGTCCTAATCTAATGCACACTTTGGACAAGAATGGCAGAGTTTTCTTGATGTCTTCAATTGCACACAGACAAGAGAAGatttttagccttttttatGGGCTTGAAGGAAGGAACGGAAATCTCCTTTCTGTGacagattattttgataatacTATGTTACACTGCGCAGGAGAGTTATCACCTTCTACTCAGTTGGCTCGAATCTCAGGTGCAGCTCTTCAAATGCAGAGAGAACTACAATGGTACAGA GAGGTGGAAAGCATTGTGAATCCTAGGGCTAAAACGTATTGCAATCAAAATGGTGAAACACCTGGCCAATTGTTTACCAAGAGCCATGAAAAGTTGATGGCAGCTGGGGAGAAATGGATGAAGCAGGTGGCAACTTCATCAACAGTTGTAGGTGCTCTTATCATTACAGTTATGTTCACTGCAGCCTTTACTGTTCCTGGCGGTAACAAAGATACTGGATTTCCAgtgtttttacatgaaaaatcatTTCTGATTTTTATAATATCCGACGCAATTTCTCTCTTTGCATCATCTACATCAGTGTTGATGTTTCTAGGAATCCTCACGTCACGTTATTCCGAGAATGATTTCCTTAAATCATTGCCTAGAAAGTTGGTTATTGGCCTCTGCACGCTTTTCATCTCTATTGCAACCATGATGGTTGCCTTTTGCGCTGCTCTGAGAATTGTGATGGATGGAAGATTGGAAGTCGTCATTCCTGTTTCGTTACTTGCTGGAATTCCTGTAACCCTTTTTATATTGCTGCAATTTCCTCTCCTTTTTGAGGTTTTCATATCCACAAATGGACCAGGTATCTTCAACAGGAAAATGAAGCGTTGGTActga
- the LOC118045167 gene encoding lignin-forming anionic peroxidase — translation MAAKAGAAASFMFMLFLLNTACHAQLSPAFYDSSCPNALSAIRTAIRSAIASDRRMAASLIRLHFHDCFVQGCDASILLDETSSIESEKTALGNLKSARGYNVIDKAKTEVEKICPGVVSCADIIAVAARDASAYVGGPSYAVKLGRRDSTTASRTLANAELPAFFESLESLISRFQNKGLTARDMVALSGSHTLGQAQCFTFRERIYNHSNIDAGFASTRRRRCPRVGSDSTLAPLDLVTPNSFDNNYFKNLMQNKGLLQSDQVLFNGGSTDSIVSEYSRNPARFKSDFGSAMIKMGDIGLLTGSSGQIRRICSAVNN, via the exons ATGGCAGCAAAAGCAGGAGCAGCAGCTTCTTTCATGTTCATGCTGTTCTTACTGAACACAGCATGCCACGCACAACTCTCCCCTGCATTTTACGACAGCTCCTGTCCTAATGCGCTTAGCGCGATCCGAACTGCTATCAGAAGTGCAATTGCGAGCGACAGGAGAATGGCTGCGTCTCTCATCCGCTTACACTTTCACGATTGCTTTGTCCAG GGTTGTGATGCCTCCATCTTACTGGACGAGACTTCCTCTATCGAGAGTGAAAAGACTGCCCTCGGCAATCTTAAATCTGCTAGAGGTTATAATGTAATAGACAAAGCAAAAACTGAAGTTGAGAAGATCTGTCCCGGAGTAGTATCCTGTGCAGATATCATTGCTGTTGCAGCGAGAGATGCGTCTGCTTAT GTGGGTGGCCCATCCTACGCGGTGAAGCTTGGAAGAAGAGATTCAACAACAGCAAGTCGAACTTTAGCCAACGCAGAGTTACCTGCCTTCTTTGAAAGCCTGGAGAGTCTTATTTCTCGCTTCCAAAACAAAGGCCTTACTGCAAGGGACATGGTTGCCTTGTCAGGTTCGCATACTCTCGGACAAGCTCAATGCTTCACTTTCCGTGAAAGGATATACAATCACAGCAATATCGATGCCGGATTCGCTAGCACCCGCAGGAGGCGCTGTCCACGTGTTGGCAGCGACTCAACCTTAGCCCCGCTCGATTTGGTCACTCCCAATTCTTTCGACAACAATTACTTCAAGAATCTGATGCAAAACAAGGGTCTCCTTCAATCAGATCAAGTGCTTTTCAATGGAGGCTCCACGGACAGCATTGTCTCTGAATACAGCAGGAACCCTGCAAGATTCAAATCAGATTTTGGATCTGCCATGATCAAAATGGGAGATATAGGTCTTCTCACTGGATCTTCCGGGCAGATAAGGAGGATTTGCAGTGCTGTCAACAActag